The genomic window ggttgtCTTTGAGCCTGCTGCGATTCTTGTGCCCCTTGTTGCCGTTGtgcttgttgttgttgctgctgtaaCTTTAGTTCAAGTTGggttatcatcatcaatgcGTTTTGGTTGTTCCTTGCGATCGCTTGTTGTTTAATCGACTGAAGCCATTGCATCTGAAGAGCTGGTGAAAGCTGAGCAATTTGTGGTGGAAGATTGAGCGACGTCCGTTGAGGAGGtgcttgttgttgttgaggGACTTGTTGTGGAGTatgttgttgctgctgctgctgttgttgttgttgttgttgttgttgttgttgttgttgggcTTGCTGCTGTGCCTGTAGTTGAGCCTGTTGTTGAGCCTGTAGTTGAGACCGTTGCATCTGCTGCTGTTTAAGCTTCATCAACTGCGCTCTCTGGGTGGCATCCAACTGATTCATATTCCCCGGAGAAGAAACCTGCTCCTGTTGCATCTGTTGAGATTGTCTTTGGCGCTGCAACAATAACTGCTGATGTTTCTGTTGAATCATTTGCAATTGGGCCGGAGTTAGAGACTGCAATATATGCTGCGGTACCTGagaaagtgaaaatgaCGGTGTACCGATATTGCTTAATGGATTGGTGTTGCCACTCCCATTGCTGTTGCCGCTGCTAGAGTTCATTGTTGGGTTTGACATCTGAATTTCAATCTCTAACTATACTATTCAGAAATATAACAAGGAAATCCCGGAGTAAACGCGTTGAAAAAAGTGTTAAATACAATTAGCTGTCCGTTCACTATCCAATGGATCCCTTATATAGGTCGGTAAGCGATTATTAGGTGACGtttctcttcaaatatGCTACCTTCTTTACTTTATTTGTTGCTTGTTTCTTCgcttgtttttatttcaaaagTTTATGAATTTCTATAGAATGAGATTTCGTAGTTGGAAAAGTGATTGAAACCATTCTAAAGGTTTGTATATGAGCAAATAGGGTTGACCAAAAGAGATTCAAAAAGGCTGTAAGAGGCCCGGATCGAAATGATTGTTAGCATCTATATCAATGACAGGCGACAGGATACTCTATTTCAGTATTCTAATGTTGCGGAGTGTCCTACTTTCCGACAATTGATGAACAAACTACAAAGCAAGGATGCTGAGTGGGAACAGAGATATTGCAGCGAGCTTAATTCTGAACTGAAGGTATGCAAGTACACATCGCCGTCAAGCTCAATCATATATTGGTGTTTGAGCTCTACATCTGAGTCCTCGATGAGTGTTATATCTCTATTGGAGGAGATAGACCTATTATTATTGCAGTATTTTGACAAGACTCAATTAAGCAAGGTGAAGATAAACAACAACTTGGACCGGTTGGCCATGGTTTTCCATTGTATATTTGACGGTGGTAACCCTGCGATCTTGGAATCTAACCGCTTGAAGGCTATGGTTCCAGCCAAAAACGATCTCGCGAAGATGATCAAAAATACGACGCATTCTATTACGAAGACCTTGCAGCAGTCCGAGGGAACGTCTTCATTCTTCCAAGGTGCGACGAACTCGAGGTATCctcgttcttcttcgagTTCTATCTCTTCATTTAATGTAGCAGGTGCTGCCAGTGGCGGTTCAGGGACCCCGGCTGTCCAATCTGTAGATGAATCTGGAATCCCTTGGAGAATGAATGCAGTAAATTATTCCAACAACGAATTGTTTATAGACATGGTAGAGGAAGTGCATGCTTCTGTCAAACGTGGTAAACTGGTAACCGGGTATATCAAGGGCCAGATTGACCTGAACAGTCATCTAAGCGGGCAGCCGTTGGTTGAAATGGATCTCGATCTATTAGACCACAAGTTAAGCCATTTAAATTCGACATTCCACAGATGTATCCTCGAAGACAAGGCCAACAACTTGAACGATCTAATTGAGggaaaattcaaaagactGTCTTTTGTTCCTCCAGATGGACGTACTAGGCTCTGCGACTACACCATTCCACTAAACGCACGGAACTCCAGCTCATTGGGGCTTGTAAATGTGAACTTGCAGACCGGACTTGGAAGACGTTCAGACGAGTTCGAAATTCGTGTCACAGTGGGAATGAGCACAAAGGTGAGTGAGGTGGAAAACATAAATTTGACAATCAAAATGAACAGGAACTTCAAAGGTTCGGTGCGTGTCATGAGAAACACCCACGGCGGTGTGGAAACCAACATGTCACGTTCAGAACTCCATTGGCACCTAGACAAGAATATGGTTGGAGGATCAATGGCTGTCTTACGCTGTATTGCGGAACCTGAGGGGGCCGCCGGAACCACAGGAAATTCAGGCACATTAGTACCGGAACACGCATCCCCAGAAGACTACCGTACAAACTCCTCGACTCCTCATACTACCGCCACTACTTCTGCTGCTATTGCCGGTCAGAATGACACTGTTCCTGTGTCCTTGCTCAAACCTGCATATATAAATTGTCACTACCAACACCAATCAGAACTTCTATCAGGCATAAAGTTGAAGTCTATCGACGTAGTCAACACAAGCGGTGCAAAACCCTTCAAAGGAGTGAAATACACTACCAAAACGGGAACTCTCGAGTACAGGTGATGGCAATGGTGGTTATGTCTGCTTCATCATATTAGTAACATGTGTAAATATGTGTAAATACGTGCATCTACTACTCtatcacgtgatcaaaTCCTTTGTAGTCATGAAAACTTTGAAATAGAATTTAATGTGGAATGCATCTGTCTAAACACACTAAACAAGAGAaaacaatggaaaaagaGTTGTAATTGTTTAAGGTTAGGCTGTTTGTGTTGAAGGGAGGTCAAGTAGTTGAACTTTAAGCGCCCTGGTGGATAAAAATAAGAGACTTGTATCAGCTTGAGCGGAGTTCTGTGGGATATCCATTATATCTTTTAAATGAAACGAGAAACAAGGGAACGCAATCATAGGAGCGGACAGGAGGAGGAGAAGTACGTGGAGGAATCTGAGTTTGAGCAAGAGGACGAAGGTGAAACTCGGTGTATATGTGGTAGAATTGAGCCGCCAGATGACTCTGGTCTTTATATTCAGTGCGAAGAGTGTCATGTTTGGCAGCATGGATACTGTGTAGGTATCACTGAAGAAGATACACCAGATAAGTACTGGTGTGAGCAGTGTAAGCCTGATCTTCATTCACTATACTCTACAGATATTGGTGAAAAGAGATCGATCTACAAGCCTATACAGCAGCGTCGCAGAAAACATAGGAAGACTAAGAGGAATTCTGAATCTGAGAGTGAAGGGTCGGTCGATGCCCAATCGCCATCTAGTTCTGGATTGAACGGTTCTGTAGGTTCTCAAAGAGTATCTAGACAGCGTAGAAACAGTGGAAATGCAGATGTCTCTAACAAGAGAGAGGATCCTGATGAAATTGTTGCGGATGATGGTACTACCGAGGAGAAGGAAGTGGACGAACCAAAGACCGAATTGGAcgaatttgaagaaaaccaaaaacattCTGATCGCAAGCGTGCTACTTCCAGTGCAAGAGAGGAAAAGCATTATCAGCTAATGTTAGAAAAAGCGTTGCGTGAGAGTAGACGCTCTTCTAAGGATGGACCTGAAGAGCAGGATGGAAGCGACCATTTGAAAGACGAAGCAAGCACTGGCAAGATGCCATCGCCAAAATTGTCTTCAAGAGACACGGAGTCTCTGGAAGTGAACGAATGGGAAACAGAAGACTCCACTAGCCAATCCAGAAAAAGAGGGAGAGCTGCTACGAAATCTACATCTCCATCTGAGTCAGAAGAAGACTCGAAATCGAAGAGATCAAGAAGAGGGAAAACTGCTAGTTCTTCTCAAAGCAATTCCAGAAATGCAAAGGCTGGAGGAAGAGGCTCTAGAAATGGCAGGTCTAATGGCTCGAAGGCGTCTGGGTCGTCTGGTAGCTCCAATTCTTCTAAATCAAATGGCTCAACTACATCCGAAATAGGGATAAATAAGCCTCTAAAACCTCGGATCCCTTCTCAAAGGACAACTATACATGAAATGAGACGCAGGGTGAATGCAATACTGGAATTTATATCCAGAACTCAACTTGAACTGTCCGAAGATCAGCTTCAAAAAGAGCAATTATGTCAATTTGTTGAGAATGAAGAATTTCTGGAAAacataaataaaatattctCCAACTATGATGAATCATTGAAGTCAATGGATGATCTTACGAGAAAGCTTCTCCTTTGGGAGCAAAAATTCAGTACAATTCATTAGAAAGACGTTATAAATATTATGATActattatatatgtatattttcTTATACCATTTACGTAGATCTTTTCTAAATAATATCATAGTAAATCCTCCGGTTTGTCATTAATTGCGGATACGTCAGTTAAAAATTGTTCTGTAGTTAAAATTGAGGTACCACCGATAATTATACGGCAATTGTCTTTGCCCTTACGGTATTTTTCGTTGAACTGATGAACAGCTCTGGATTCTTCAATCGTTAACCCTCCTACAATAAAGATTACCACATCCTGTGGGATATATGTTTTTGTATCAATTCTTTCATTCAACAACTTTATACCGGACTGTGGGAATTTGTTTTTATCTAAGTCGCTCAAAATACGAGTAAGTTCTGGAACATGTTGCATGAACACATTTTCTGCTCCGCTACTGCCCAGtttattgaatttttttgtgaGACCACTTATTAAATCATTATCCTGTGGATCTGCACGTACTTTAAAGGATGACTTAAATCGGTTTTTGAATTGGAAATATAGGGCTACTTGTGCAGGATCGCATTGCTGTCTTagaatattttctatttctttcacTCTACCTCCATTGGATCCATGTCGtagaacaaaaatacaGCAAAGCTTCAATTTAAAATATGACTCCACGGTAGTTAAACCTAGAAGCCTCTTCAACTCATTAAAATCGTGGTTATTATCGTCATGAGTAGCTAAATTTTGCTCTAGTTCACTAACTTCCCAAATATTCTTTACTTGAAGTTGCCTGTCTAGTTCACTTACAATAGCCATATGCTTGGAAATATTTCCAGAAAGCTTTTTAAACTCCGGATATTTCTCAATAAATGCTTTGATATCTTCAATGGTGTTGATCTGTTTTGTTATATTTGCCTTTGCCTTGTATTGGTCCACGTAGTTCTTAACTTTATCTGCTAGATCACCAAAGTTCATATACAttgtttcttggaagaatttGTCCTGCTTTGGGGATAGGACGACTTGTTTCAATTCAGGATCGATATTGGGAACAGCCGATAGATCTACTAAGTTTCTCTTGATACCAATATACTCGTTTATCATTGATTGATAAGTCCACGGTTGTAGCAAGGGTGTTAGTGGATCAGATTTCCTATCAAGTACTATTAATAGCGGATTTGAATCTCTCACCGGAAAATCGAACAGCTGCCTTTCATTTGTCTTGATCTCATACTCTAAATCTTTTGCCAGTTTATGGCAAATTTTGCTCTGCGAATCGTACGCAATAGTAGGATTGAGCTTAAGAGatagaagaagagataAGAGGCCGCTACTGGTTTCTTGCAATCCCTTTGGATTCCACAAAAGTTGATTTTCCAAAAGGTTGTAAAGAGGGAGCTCAAGCGTGAAAACATCTTTATTCACTATCAAGTAATCTTGAAATACCTCTTCAATGTGTGTCACTACCTCCATGTCATCTCTTTCTGCAAGCCGCTCCAATTGTGACTTACTGACTtgattgttgaagaatatttggTATTCTCCGTACTTGGGATCCTGAAGCTCCCGCAAAAGATTGCTAATTGTCTCTTCCGTAGGCTTCAAATAACACAAACACTTCAAATGAGGCATTGGATCTCGATTGAAATTTCCCAATTTATCCACCAAGTATATCTCATGTTTCAATAACTCTGTCTGAGTGGTACACATCGAAATAGTGCTTATAGTATCATTGTCCAACAACAACGCTTTGACCCTAGATTTCTCCTGTATAGATATATCAGACGTCCTGCCCTGAAAATTCGCTAAACGATCAATATAAAAGTCCCCTACCTGAAAAAGATTCATATTAATCTCAGTTAAAGCTGCAATTCAAACCTTCTGGTAGCCCGATAAACTTTTAGTTAGTTGTTTTTGTCTTATGTTATTGGATAACGTTTGTATAGT from Kluyveromyces marxianus DMKU3-1042 DNA, complete genome, chromosome 6 includes these protein-coding regions:
- the APM3 gene encoding Apm3p, translating into MIVSIYINDRRQDTLFQYSNVAECPTFRQLMNKLQSKDAEWEQRYCSELNSELKVCKYTSPSSSIIYWCLSSTSESSMSVISLLEEIDLLLLQYFDKTQLSKVKINNNLDRLAMVFHCIFDGGNPAILESNRLKAMVPAKNDLAKMIKNTTHSITKTLQQSEGTSSFFQGATNSRYPRSSSSSISSFNVAGAASGGSGTPAVQSVDESGIPWRMNAVNYSNNELFIDMVEEVHASVKRGKLVTGYIKGQIDLNSHLSGQPLVEMDLDLLDHKLSHLNSTFHRCILEDKANNLNDLIEGKFKRLSFVPPDGRTRLCDYTIPLNARNSSSLGLVNVNLQTGLGRRSDEFEIRVTVGMSTKVSEVENINLTIKMNRNFKGSVRVMRNTHGGVETNMSRSELHWHLDKNMVGGSMAVLRCIAEPEGAAGTTGNSGTLVPEHASPEDYRTNSSTPHTTATTSAAIAGQNDTVPVSLLKPAYINCHYQHQSELLSGIKLKSIDVVNTSGAKPFKGVKYTTKTGTLEYR
- the CTI6 gene encoding Cti6p; translated protein: MKRETRERNHRSGQEEEKYVEESEFEQEDEGETRCICGRIEPPDDSGLYIQCEECHVWQHGYCVGITEEDTPDKYWCEQCKPDLHSLYSTDIGEKRSIYKPIQQRRRKHRKTKRNSESESEGSVDAQSPSSSGLNGSVGSQRVSRQRRNSGNADVSNKREDPDEIVADDGTTEEKEVDEPKTELDEFEENQKHSDRKRATSSAREEKHYQLMLEKALRESRRSSKDGPEEQDGSDHLKDEASTGKMPSPKLSSRDTESLEVNEWETEDSTSQSRKRGRAATKSTSPSESEEDSKSKRSRRGKTASSSQSNSRNAKAGGRGSRNGRSNGSKASGSSGSSNSSKSNGSTTSEIGINKPLKPRIPSQRTTIHEMRRRVNAILEFISRTQLELSEDQLQKEQLCQFVENEEFLENINKIFSNYDESLKSMDDLTRKLLLWEQKFSTIH
- the VPS45 gene encoding Vps45p — protein: MNLFQVGDFYIDRLANFQGRTSDISIQEKSRVKALLLDNDTISTISMCTTQTELLKHEIYLVDKLGNFNRDPMPHLKCLCYLKPTEETISNLLRELQDPKYGEYQIFFNNQVSKSQLERLAERDDMEVVTHIEEVFQDYLIVNKDVFTLELPLYNLLENQLLWNPKGLQETSSGLLSLLLSLKLNPTIAYDSQSKICHKLAKDLEYEIKTNERQLFDFPVRDSNPLLIVLDRKSDPLTPLLQPWTYQSMINEYIGIKRNLVDLSAVPNIDPELKQVVLSPKQDKFFQETMYMNFGDLADKVKNYVDQYKAKANITKQINTIEDIKAFIEKYPEFKKLSGNISKHMAIVSELDRQLQVKNIWEVSELEQNLATHDDNNHDFNELKRLLGLTTVESYFKLKLCCIFVLRHGSNGGRVKEIENILRQQCDPAQVALYFQFKNRFKSSFKVRADPQDNDLISGLTKKFNKLGSSGAENVFMQHVPELTRILSDLDKNKFPQSGIKLLNERIDTKTYIPQDVVIFIVGGLTIEESRAVHQFNEKYRKGKDNCRIIIGGTSILTTEQFLTDVSAINDKPEDLL